A single Pan troglodytes isolate AG18354 chromosome 19, NHGRI_mPanTro3-v2.0_pri, whole genome shotgun sequence DNA region contains:
- the CAMTA2 gene encoding calmodulin-binding transcription activator 2 isoform X1: protein MGTDSPSPRPLRPGVTLPPGALTMNTKDTTEVAENSHHLKIFLPKKLLECLPRCPLLPPERLRWNTNEEIASYLITFEKHDEWLSCAPKTRPQNGSIILYNRKKVKYRKDGYLWKKRKDGKTTREDHMKLKVQGMEPVSWQCLYGCYVHSSIVPTFHRRCYWLLQNPDIVLVHYLNVPALEDCGKGCSPIFCSISSDRREWLKWSREELLGQLKPMFHGIKWSCGNGTEEFSVEHLVQQILDTHPTKAAPRTHACLCSGGLGSGSLTHKCSSTKHRIISPKVEPRALTLTSIPHPHPPEPPPLIAPLPPELPKAHTSPSSSSSSSSSGFAEPLEIRPSPPTSRGGSSRGGTAILLLTGLEQRAGGLTPTRHLAPQADPRPSMSLAVVVGTEPSAPPAPPSPAFDPDRFLNSPQRGQTYGGGQGVSPDFPEAEAAHTPCSALEPAAALEPQAAARGPPPQSVAGGRRGNCFFIQDDDSGEELKGQGAAPPIPSPPPSPPPSPAPLEPSSRVGRGEALFGGPVGASELEPFSLSSFPDLMGELISDEAPSIPAPTPQLSPALSTITDFSPEWSYPEGGVKVLITGPWTEAAEHYSCVFDHIAVPASLVQPGVLRCYCPAHEVGLVSLQVAGREGPLSASVLFEYRARRFLSLPSTQLDWLSLDDNQFRMSILERLEQMEKRMAEIAAAGQVPCQGPDAPAVQDEGQGPGFEARVVVLVESMIPRSTWKGPERLAHGSPFRGMSLLHLAAAQGYARLIETLSQWRSVETGSLDLEQEVDPLNVDHFSCTPLMWACALGHLEAAVLLFRWNRQALSIPDSLGRLPLSVAHSRGHVRLARCLEELQRQEPSVEPPFALSPPSSSPDTGLSSVSSPSELSDGTFSVTSAYSSAPDGSPPPAPLPASEMTMEDMAPGQLSSGVPEAPLLLMDYEATNSKGPLSSLPALPPASDDGAAPEDADSPQAVDVIPVDMISLAKQIIEATPERIKREDFVGLPEAGASMRERTGAVGLSETMSWLASYLENVDHFPSSTPPSELPFERGRLAVPSAPSWAEFLSASTSGKMESDFALLTLSDHEQRELYEAARVIQTAFRKYKGRRLKEQQEVAAAVIQRCYRKYKQLTWIALKFALYKKMTQAAILIQSKFRSYYEQKRFQQSRRAAVLIQQHYRSYRRRPGPPHRTSATLPARNKGSFLTKKQDQAARKIMRFLRRCRHRMRELKQNQELEGLPQPGLAT, encoded by the exons GAGATTGCATCCTACCTGATCACCTTTGAGAAGCATGATGAGTGGCTGTCTTGTGCCCCAAAGACAAG GCCTCAGAATGGCTCCATCATCCTCTACAATCGCAAGAAGGTGAAATATCGGAAGGATGGTTACCTCTGGAAGAAGCGGAAGGATGGGAAGACCACCCGAGAGGACCACATGAAGCTGAAGGTCCAGGGCATGGAG cctgtcTCCTGGCAGTGTCTCTATGGCTGCTACGTTCACTCTTCCATCGTCCCCACATTCCATCGGCGCTGCTACTGGCTGCTCCAG AACCCTGACATCGTCCTTGTGCACTACCTGAACGTCCCAGCCCTGGAGGACTGTGGAAAGGGCTGCAGCCCCATCTTTTGTTCCATCAGCAGCGACCGTCGAGAGTGGCTGAAGTGGTCCCGGGAGGAGTTGTTGGGACAGCTGAAGCCCATGT TTCATGGCATCAAGTGGAGCTGCGGGAATGGAACAGAAGAGTTCTCTGTAGAACACCTGGTGCAGCAGATTTTGGACACCCACCCAACCAAGGCTGCTCCCCGAACCCACGCCTGTCTCTGCAGTGGGGGGCTTG gtTCTGGGAGCCTTACCCACAAATGCAGCAGCACGAAACACCGCATCATCTCTCCCAAAGTGGAGCCCCGAGCTTTAACCCTGACCTCtatcccccaccctcaccccccagAGCCTCCTCCACTGATAGCCCCACTTCCCCCAGAGCTCCCCAAGGCACACACCTCcccatcttcttcctcttcttcctcatcatcAGGTTTTGCAGAGCCCCTAGAAATCAGACCTAGCCCTCCCACTTCTCGAGGGGGTTCTTCAAGAGGAGGCACTGCTATCCTCCTCCTGACAGGACTGGAGCAGCGGGCTGGGGGCTTGACGCCCACCAGGCACTTGGCTCCCCAGGCTGATCCTAGGCCTTCCATGAGTTTGGCAGTGGTTGTAGGCACTGAGCCTTCTGCCCCACCAGCTCCTCCCAGTCCTGCCTTTGATCCTGATCGTTTTCTCAACAGCCCCCAGAGGGGCCAGACATATGGAGGGGGGCAGGGAGTAAGCCCAGACTTCCCCGAGGCAGAGGCCGCTCATACCCCCTGTTCTGCCCTAGAGCCTGCTGCTGCCCTGGAGCCCCAGGCAGCTGCTCGGGGTCCCCCACCACAGTCAGTAGCAGGTGGGAGAAGAGGAAACTGCTTCTTCATCCAAGATGATGACAGTGGGGAGGAGCTCAAGGGTCAGGGGGCTGCCCCACCCATACCTTCAccccctccctcacccccaccctcacctgcCCCCTTGGAGCCGTCAAGCAGGGTAGGAAGAGGAGAGGCCTTGTTTGGAGGACCTGTTGGGGCCAGTGAACTGGAGCCCTTCAGTCTTTCATCATTCCCAGACCTTATGGGAGAACTCATCAGTGACGAAGCTCCAAGCATCCCTGCTCCGACCCCCCAGCTGTCTCCTGCTCTTAGCACCATCACAGACTTCTCCCCAGAGTGGTCCTACCCAGAG GGTGGGGTCAAGGTGCTCATCACAGGTCCTTGGACCGAAGCCGCTGAGCATTACTCCTGTGTCTTTGATCACATCGCAGTGCCAGCCTCACTTGTCCAGCCTGGTGTCTTACGCTGCTACTGTCCCG CCCATGAGGTAGGGCTGGTGTCTTTGCAGGTGGCAGGGCGGGAGGGGCCCCTTTCTGCTTCTGTGCTCTTTGAGTATCGAGCCCGCCGATTCCTGTCTCTGCCTAGTACTCAACTTGACTGGCTGTCACTGGACG ACAACCAGTTCCGGATGTCCATACTAGAGCGACTGGAGCAGATGGAGAAGCGGATGGCAGAGATCGCAGCAGCTGGGCAGGTGCCTTGCCAGGGTCCTGACGCTCCTGCAGTTCAG GATGAAGGCCAGGGGCCTGGGTTCGAAGCACGGGTAGTGGTCTTGGTAGAAAGCATGATCCCACGCTCCACCTGGAAGGGTCCTGAACGTCTGGCCCATGGAAGCCCCTTCCGGGGCATGAGCCTTCTGCACCTGGCTGCTGCCCAGGGCTATGCCCGCCTCATCGAGACCCTGAGCCAGTGGCG GAGTGTGGAGACTGGAAGCTTGGACTTAGAGCAGGAGGTTGACCCGCTCAACGTGGATCATTTCTCTTGCACCCCTCTG ATGTGGGCTTGTGCCCTGGGACACCTGGAAGCTGCCGTGCTCCTTTTCCGTTGGAACCGACAGGCACTGAGCATTCCCGACTCTCTGGGCCGTCTGCCATTGTCTGTGGCTCATTCCCGGGGTCATGTGCGCCTTGCCCGCTGCCTTGAGGAACTACAGAGACAGGAGCCTTCGGTGGAGCCCCCATTTGCCCTATCGCCACCCTCCTCCAGCCCAGACACTG gTCTGAGCAGCGTCTCCTCGCCCTCGGAGCTGTCGGATGGCACCTTCTCCGTCACGTCAGCCTATTCTAGTGCCCCAGATGGCAGTCCCCCCCCTGCACCTCTGCCAGCCTCTGAGATGACTATGGAGGACATGGCCCCAGGCCAGCTTTCCTCTGGTGTCCCAGAAGCCCCCCTACTCCTCATGGACTATGAGGCTACCAACTCCAAGgggcccctctcctcccttcctgcccTCCCACCAGCCTCAGATGATGGGGCTGCTCCAGAGGACGCTGACAGCCCACAGGCTGTGGATGTGATCCCG GTGGACATGATCTCACTAGCCAAGCAGATCATCGAAGCCACACCGGAGCGGATTAAACGAGAGGACTTCGTGGGGCTGCCCGAGGCTGGAGCCTCAATGCGGGAGCGGACAGGGGCTGTGGGGCTCAGTGAGACCATGTCCTGGCTGGCCAGCTACCTGGAGAATGTGGACCATTTCCCCAGCTCAACCCCTCCCAG CGAACTGCCCTTTGAGCGAGGTCGCCTGGCTGTCCCTTCAGCACCCTCCTGGGCAGAGTTTCTCTCTGCATCCACCAGTGGCAAGATGGAAAGTGATTTTGCCCTGCTGACACTATCAGATCACGAGCAGCGGGAACTGTATGAGGCTGCCCGAGTCATCCAGACGGCCTTCCGAAAGTACAAG GGTCGGCGGCTGAAGGAGCAGCAGGAGGTAGCAGCAGCTGTAATCCAGCGCTGTTACCGGAAGTACAAGCAG CTGACCTGGATTGCACTTAAG TTTGCACTCTATAAGAAGATGACCCAGGCGGCCATCCTGATCCAGAGCAAGTTCCGAAGCTACTATGAACAGAAGCGATTTCAGCAGAGCCGCCGAGCGGCTGTGCTCATCCAGCAGCACTACCGCTCCTACCGCCGCAGGCCCGGCCCTCCCCACCGGACTTCGGCCACCCTGCCTGCCCGCAACAA AGGCTCCTTTCTCACCAAGAAGCAGGACCAGGCCGCCCGGAAGATCATGAGATTCCTGCGGCGCTGCCGACACAG GATGAGGGAACTGAAGCAGAACCAGGAGCTGGAAGGGCTTCCCCAGCCGGGACTGGCCACATGA
- the CAMTA2 gene encoding calmodulin-binding transcription activator 2 isoform X11, producing MNTKDTTEVAENSHHLKIFLPKKLLECLPRCPLLPPERLRWNTNEEIASYLITFEKHDEWLSCAPKTRPQNGSIILYNRKKVKYRKDGYLWKKRKDGKTTREDHMKLKVQGMENPDIVLVHYLNVPALEDCGKGCSPIFCSISSDRREWLKWSREELLGQLKPMFHGIKWSCGNGTEEFSVEHLVQQILDTHPTKAAPRTHACLCSGGLGSGSLTHKCSSTKHRIISPKVEPRALTLTSIPHPHPPEPPPLIAPLPPELPKAHTSPSSSSSSSSSGFAEPLEIRPSPPTSRGGSSRGGTAILLLTGLEQRAGGLTPTRHLAPQADPRPSMSLAVVVGTEPSAPPAPPSPAFDPDRFLNSPQRGQTYGGGQGVSPDFPEAEAAHTPCSALEPAAALEPQAAARGPPPQSVAGGRRGNCFFIQDDDSGEELKGQGAAPPIPSPPPSPPPSPAPLEPSSRVGRGEALFGGPVGASELEPFSLSSFPDLMGELISDEAPSIPAPTPQLSPALSTITDFSPEWSYPEGGVKVLITGPWTEAAEHYSCVFDHIAVPASLVQPGVLRCYCPAHEVGLVSLQVAGREGPLSASVLFEYRARRFLSLPSTQLDWLSLDDNQFRMSILERLEQMEKRMAEIAAAGQVPCQGPDAPAVQDEGQGPGFEARVVVLVESMIPRSTWKGPERLAHGSPFRGMSLLHLAAAQGYARLIETLSQWRSVETGSLDLEQEVDPLNVDHFSCTPLMWACALGHLEAAVLLFRWNRQALSIPDSLGRLPLSVAHSRGHVRLARCLEELQRQEPSVEPPFALSPPSSSPDTGLSSVSSPSELSDGTFSVTSAYSSAPDGSPPPAPLPASEMTMEDMAPGQLSSGVPEAPLLLMDYEATNSKGPLSSLPALPPASDDGAAPEDADSPQAVDVIPVDMISLAKQIIEATPERIKREDFVGLPEAGASMRERTGAVGLSETMSWLASYLENVDHFPSSTPPSELPFERGRLAVPSAPSWAEFLSASTSGKMESDFALLTLSDHEQRELYEAARVIQTAFRKYKGRRLKEQQEVAAAVIQRCYRKYKQLTWIALKFALYKKMTQAAILIQSKFRSYYEQKRFQQSRRAAVLIQQHYRSYRRRPGPPHRTSATLPARNKGSFLTKKQDQAARKIMRFLRRCRHRMRELKQNQELEGLPQPGLAT from the exons GAGATTGCATCCTACCTGATCACCTTTGAGAAGCATGATGAGTGGCTGTCTTGTGCCCCAAAGACAAG GCCTCAGAATGGCTCCATCATCCTCTACAATCGCAAGAAGGTGAAATATCGGAAGGATGGTTACCTCTGGAAGAAGCGGAAGGATGGGAAGACCACCCGAGAGGACCACATGAAGCTGAAGGTCCAGGGCATGGAG AACCCTGACATCGTCCTTGTGCACTACCTGAACGTCCCAGCCCTGGAGGACTGTGGAAAGGGCTGCAGCCCCATCTTTTGTTCCATCAGCAGCGACCGTCGAGAGTGGCTGAAGTGGTCCCGGGAGGAGTTGTTGGGACAGCTGAAGCCCATGT TTCATGGCATCAAGTGGAGCTGCGGGAATGGAACAGAAGAGTTCTCTGTAGAACACCTGGTGCAGCAGATTTTGGACACCCACCCAACCAAGGCTGCTCCCCGAACCCACGCCTGTCTCTGCAGTGGGGGGCTTG gtTCTGGGAGCCTTACCCACAAATGCAGCAGCACGAAACACCGCATCATCTCTCCCAAAGTGGAGCCCCGAGCTTTAACCCTGACCTCtatcccccaccctcaccccccagAGCCTCCTCCACTGATAGCCCCACTTCCCCCAGAGCTCCCCAAGGCACACACCTCcccatcttcttcctcttcttcctcatcatcAGGTTTTGCAGAGCCCCTAGAAATCAGACCTAGCCCTCCCACTTCTCGAGGGGGTTCTTCAAGAGGAGGCACTGCTATCCTCCTCCTGACAGGACTGGAGCAGCGGGCTGGGGGCTTGACGCCCACCAGGCACTTGGCTCCCCAGGCTGATCCTAGGCCTTCCATGAGTTTGGCAGTGGTTGTAGGCACTGAGCCTTCTGCCCCACCAGCTCCTCCCAGTCCTGCCTTTGATCCTGATCGTTTTCTCAACAGCCCCCAGAGGGGCCAGACATATGGAGGGGGGCAGGGAGTAAGCCCAGACTTCCCCGAGGCAGAGGCCGCTCATACCCCCTGTTCTGCCCTAGAGCCTGCTGCTGCCCTGGAGCCCCAGGCAGCTGCTCGGGGTCCCCCACCACAGTCAGTAGCAGGTGGGAGAAGAGGAAACTGCTTCTTCATCCAAGATGATGACAGTGGGGAGGAGCTCAAGGGTCAGGGGGCTGCCCCACCCATACCTTCAccccctccctcacccccaccctcacctgcCCCCTTGGAGCCGTCAAGCAGGGTAGGAAGAGGAGAGGCCTTGTTTGGAGGACCTGTTGGGGCCAGTGAACTGGAGCCCTTCAGTCTTTCATCATTCCCAGACCTTATGGGAGAACTCATCAGTGACGAAGCTCCAAGCATCCCTGCTCCGACCCCCCAGCTGTCTCCTGCTCTTAGCACCATCACAGACTTCTCCCCAGAGTGGTCCTACCCAGAG GGTGGGGTCAAGGTGCTCATCACAGGTCCTTGGACCGAAGCCGCTGAGCATTACTCCTGTGTCTTTGATCACATCGCAGTGCCAGCCTCACTTGTCCAGCCTGGTGTCTTACGCTGCTACTGTCCCG CCCATGAGGTAGGGCTGGTGTCTTTGCAGGTGGCAGGGCGGGAGGGGCCCCTTTCTGCTTCTGTGCTCTTTGAGTATCGAGCCCGCCGATTCCTGTCTCTGCCTAGTACTCAACTTGACTGGCTGTCACTGGACG ACAACCAGTTCCGGATGTCCATACTAGAGCGACTGGAGCAGATGGAGAAGCGGATGGCAGAGATCGCAGCAGCTGGGCAGGTGCCTTGCCAGGGTCCTGACGCTCCTGCAGTTCAG GATGAAGGCCAGGGGCCTGGGTTCGAAGCACGGGTAGTGGTCTTGGTAGAAAGCATGATCCCACGCTCCACCTGGAAGGGTCCTGAACGTCTGGCCCATGGAAGCCCCTTCCGGGGCATGAGCCTTCTGCACCTGGCTGCTGCCCAGGGCTATGCCCGCCTCATCGAGACCCTGAGCCAGTGGCG GAGTGTGGAGACTGGAAGCTTGGACTTAGAGCAGGAGGTTGACCCGCTCAACGTGGATCATTTCTCTTGCACCCCTCTG ATGTGGGCTTGTGCCCTGGGACACCTGGAAGCTGCCGTGCTCCTTTTCCGTTGGAACCGACAGGCACTGAGCATTCCCGACTCTCTGGGCCGTCTGCCATTGTCTGTGGCTCATTCCCGGGGTCATGTGCGCCTTGCCCGCTGCCTTGAGGAACTACAGAGACAGGAGCCTTCGGTGGAGCCCCCATTTGCCCTATCGCCACCCTCCTCCAGCCCAGACACTG gTCTGAGCAGCGTCTCCTCGCCCTCGGAGCTGTCGGATGGCACCTTCTCCGTCACGTCAGCCTATTCTAGTGCCCCAGATGGCAGTCCCCCCCCTGCACCTCTGCCAGCCTCTGAGATGACTATGGAGGACATGGCCCCAGGCCAGCTTTCCTCTGGTGTCCCAGAAGCCCCCCTACTCCTCATGGACTATGAGGCTACCAACTCCAAGgggcccctctcctcccttcctgcccTCCCACCAGCCTCAGATGATGGGGCTGCTCCAGAGGACGCTGACAGCCCACAGGCTGTGGATGTGATCCCG GTGGACATGATCTCACTAGCCAAGCAGATCATCGAAGCCACACCGGAGCGGATTAAACGAGAGGACTTCGTGGGGCTGCCCGAGGCTGGAGCCTCAATGCGGGAGCGGACAGGGGCTGTGGGGCTCAGTGAGACCATGTCCTGGCTGGCCAGCTACCTGGAGAATGTGGACCATTTCCCCAGCTCAACCCCTCCCAG CGAACTGCCCTTTGAGCGAGGTCGCCTGGCTGTCCCTTCAGCACCCTCCTGGGCAGAGTTTCTCTCTGCATCCACCAGTGGCAAGATGGAAAGTGATTTTGCCCTGCTGACACTATCAGATCACGAGCAGCGGGAACTGTATGAGGCTGCCCGAGTCATCCAGACGGCCTTCCGAAAGTACAAG GGTCGGCGGCTGAAGGAGCAGCAGGAGGTAGCAGCAGCTGTAATCCAGCGCTGTTACCGGAAGTACAAGCAG CTGACCTGGATTGCACTTAAG TTTGCACTCTATAAGAAGATGACCCAGGCGGCCATCCTGATCCAGAGCAAGTTCCGAAGCTACTATGAACAGAAGCGATTTCAGCAGAGCCGCCGAGCGGCTGTGCTCATCCAGCAGCACTACCGCTCCTACCGCCGCAGGCCCGGCCCTCCCCACCGGACTTCGGCCACCCTGCCTGCCCGCAACAA AGGCTCCTTTCTCACCAAGAAGCAGGACCAGGCCGCCCGGAAGATCATGAGATTCCTGCGGCGCTGCCGACACAG GATGAGGGAACTGAAGCAGAACCAGGAGCTGGAAGGGCTTCCCCAGCCGGGACTGGCCACATGA
- the CAMTA2 gene encoding calmodulin-binding transcription activator 2 isoform X3, whose product MGTDSPSPRPLRPGVTLPPGALTMNTKDTTEVAENSHHLKIFLPKKLLECLPRCPLLPPERLRWNTNEEIASYLITFEKHDEWLSCAPKTRPQNGSIILYNRKKVKYRKDGYLWKKRKDGKTTREDHMKLKVQGMEPVSWQCLYGCYVHSSIVPTFHRRCYWLLQNPDIVLVHYLNVPALEDCGKGCSPIFCSISSDRREWLKWSREELLGQLKPMFHGIKWSCGNGTEEFSVEHLVQQILDTHPTKAAPRTHACLCSGGLGSGSLTHKCSSTKHRIISPKVEPRALTLTSIPHPHPPEPPPLIAPLPPELPKAHTSPSSSSSSSSSGFAEPLEIRPSPPTSRGGSSRGGTAILLLTGLEQRAGGLTPTRHLAPQADPRPSMSLAVVVGTEPSAPPAPPSPAFDPDRFLNSPQRGQTYGGGQGVSPDFPEAEAAHTPCSALEPAAALEPQAAARGPPPQSVAGGRRGNCFFIQDDDSGEELKGQGAAPPIPSPPPSPPPSPAPLEPSSRVGRGEALFGGPVGASELEPFSLSSFPDLMGELISDEAPSIPAPTPQLSPALSTITDFSPEWSYPEGGVKVLITGPWTEAAEHYSCVFDHIAVPASLVQPGVLRCYCPAHEVGLVSLQVAGREGPLSASVLFEYRARRFLSLPSTQLDWLSLDDNQFRMSILERLEQMEKRMAEIAAAGQVPCQGPDAPAVQDEGQGPGFEARVVVLVESMIPRSTWKGPERLAHGSPFRGMSLLHLAAAQGYARLIETLSQWRSVETGSLDLEQEVDPLNVDHFSCTPLMWACALGHLEAAVLLFRWNRQALSIPDSLGRLPLSVAHSRGHVRLARCLEELQRQEPSVEPPFALSPPSSSPDTGLSSVSSPSELSDGTFSVTSAYSSAPDGSPPPAPLPASEMTMEDMAPGQLSSGVPEAPLLLMDYEATNSKGPLSSLPALPPASDDGAAPEDADSPQAVDVIPVDMISLAKQIIEATPERIKREDFVGLPEAGASMRERTGAVGLSETMSWLASYLENVDHFPSSTPPSELPFERGRLAVPSAPSWAEFLSASTSGKMESDFALLTLSDHEQRELYEAARVIQTAFRKYKGRRLKEQQEVAAAVIQRCYRKYKQFALYKKMTQAAILIQSKFRSYYEQKRFQQSRRAAVLIQQHYRSYRRRPGPPHRTSATLPARNKGSFLTKKQDQAARKIMRFLRRCRHRMRELKQNQELEGLPQPGLAT is encoded by the exons GAGATTGCATCCTACCTGATCACCTTTGAGAAGCATGATGAGTGGCTGTCTTGTGCCCCAAAGACAAG GCCTCAGAATGGCTCCATCATCCTCTACAATCGCAAGAAGGTGAAATATCGGAAGGATGGTTACCTCTGGAAGAAGCGGAAGGATGGGAAGACCACCCGAGAGGACCACATGAAGCTGAAGGTCCAGGGCATGGAG cctgtcTCCTGGCAGTGTCTCTATGGCTGCTACGTTCACTCTTCCATCGTCCCCACATTCCATCGGCGCTGCTACTGGCTGCTCCAG AACCCTGACATCGTCCTTGTGCACTACCTGAACGTCCCAGCCCTGGAGGACTGTGGAAAGGGCTGCAGCCCCATCTTTTGTTCCATCAGCAGCGACCGTCGAGAGTGGCTGAAGTGGTCCCGGGAGGAGTTGTTGGGACAGCTGAAGCCCATGT TTCATGGCATCAAGTGGAGCTGCGGGAATGGAACAGAAGAGTTCTCTGTAGAACACCTGGTGCAGCAGATTTTGGACACCCACCCAACCAAGGCTGCTCCCCGAACCCACGCCTGTCTCTGCAGTGGGGGGCTTG gtTCTGGGAGCCTTACCCACAAATGCAGCAGCACGAAACACCGCATCATCTCTCCCAAAGTGGAGCCCCGAGCTTTAACCCTGACCTCtatcccccaccctcaccccccagAGCCTCCTCCACTGATAGCCCCACTTCCCCCAGAGCTCCCCAAGGCACACACCTCcccatcttcttcctcttcttcctcatcatcAGGTTTTGCAGAGCCCCTAGAAATCAGACCTAGCCCTCCCACTTCTCGAGGGGGTTCTTCAAGAGGAGGCACTGCTATCCTCCTCCTGACAGGACTGGAGCAGCGGGCTGGGGGCTTGACGCCCACCAGGCACTTGGCTCCCCAGGCTGATCCTAGGCCTTCCATGAGTTTGGCAGTGGTTGTAGGCACTGAGCCTTCTGCCCCACCAGCTCCTCCCAGTCCTGCCTTTGATCCTGATCGTTTTCTCAACAGCCCCCAGAGGGGCCAGACATATGGAGGGGGGCAGGGAGTAAGCCCAGACTTCCCCGAGGCAGAGGCCGCTCATACCCCCTGTTCTGCCCTAGAGCCTGCTGCTGCCCTGGAGCCCCAGGCAGCTGCTCGGGGTCCCCCACCACAGTCAGTAGCAGGTGGGAGAAGAGGAAACTGCTTCTTCATCCAAGATGATGACAGTGGGGAGGAGCTCAAGGGTCAGGGGGCTGCCCCACCCATACCTTCAccccctccctcacccccaccctcacctgcCCCCTTGGAGCCGTCAAGCAGGGTAGGAAGAGGAGAGGCCTTGTTTGGAGGACCTGTTGGGGCCAGTGAACTGGAGCCCTTCAGTCTTTCATCATTCCCAGACCTTATGGGAGAACTCATCAGTGACGAAGCTCCAAGCATCCCTGCTCCGACCCCCCAGCTGTCTCCTGCTCTTAGCACCATCACAGACTTCTCCCCAGAGTGGTCCTACCCAGAG GGTGGGGTCAAGGTGCTCATCACAGGTCCTTGGACCGAAGCCGCTGAGCATTACTCCTGTGTCTTTGATCACATCGCAGTGCCAGCCTCACTTGTCCAGCCTGGTGTCTTACGCTGCTACTGTCCCG CCCATGAGGTAGGGCTGGTGTCTTTGCAGGTGGCAGGGCGGGAGGGGCCCCTTTCTGCTTCTGTGCTCTTTGAGTATCGAGCCCGCCGATTCCTGTCTCTGCCTAGTACTCAACTTGACTGGCTGTCACTGGACG ACAACCAGTTCCGGATGTCCATACTAGAGCGACTGGAGCAGATGGAGAAGCGGATGGCAGAGATCGCAGCAGCTGGGCAGGTGCCTTGCCAGGGTCCTGACGCTCCTGCAGTTCAG GATGAAGGCCAGGGGCCTGGGTTCGAAGCACGGGTAGTGGTCTTGGTAGAAAGCATGATCCCACGCTCCACCTGGAAGGGTCCTGAACGTCTGGCCCATGGAAGCCCCTTCCGGGGCATGAGCCTTCTGCACCTGGCTGCTGCCCAGGGCTATGCCCGCCTCATCGAGACCCTGAGCCAGTGGCG GAGTGTGGAGACTGGAAGCTTGGACTTAGAGCAGGAGGTTGACCCGCTCAACGTGGATCATTTCTCTTGCACCCCTCTG ATGTGGGCTTGTGCCCTGGGACACCTGGAAGCTGCCGTGCTCCTTTTCCGTTGGAACCGACAGGCACTGAGCATTCCCGACTCTCTGGGCCGTCTGCCATTGTCTGTGGCTCATTCCCGGGGTCATGTGCGCCTTGCCCGCTGCCTTGAGGAACTACAGAGACAGGAGCCTTCGGTGGAGCCCCCATTTGCCCTATCGCCACCCTCCTCCAGCCCAGACACTG gTCTGAGCAGCGTCTCCTCGCCCTCGGAGCTGTCGGATGGCACCTTCTCCGTCACGTCAGCCTATTCTAGTGCCCCAGATGGCAGTCCCCCCCCTGCACCTCTGCCAGCCTCTGAGATGACTATGGAGGACATGGCCCCAGGCCAGCTTTCCTCTGGTGTCCCAGAAGCCCCCCTACTCCTCATGGACTATGAGGCTACCAACTCCAAGgggcccctctcctcccttcctgcccTCCCACCAGCCTCAGATGATGGGGCTGCTCCAGAGGACGCTGACAGCCCACAGGCTGTGGATGTGATCCCG GTGGACATGATCTCACTAGCCAAGCAGATCATCGAAGCCACACCGGAGCGGATTAAACGAGAGGACTTCGTGGGGCTGCCCGAGGCTGGAGCCTCAATGCGGGAGCGGACAGGGGCTGTGGGGCTCAGTGAGACCATGTCCTGGCTGGCCAGCTACCTGGAGAATGTGGACCATTTCCCCAGCTCAACCCCTCCCAG CGAACTGCCCTTTGAGCGAGGTCGCCTGGCTGTCCCTTCAGCACCCTCCTGGGCAGAGTTTCTCTCTGCATCCACCAGTGGCAAGATGGAAAGTGATTTTGCCCTGCTGACACTATCAGATCACGAGCAGCGGGAACTGTATGAGGCTGCCCGAGTCATCCAGACGGCCTTCCGAAAGTACAAG GGTCGGCGGCTGAAGGAGCAGCAGGAGGTAGCAGCAGCTGTAATCCAGCGCTGTTACCGGAAGTACAAGCAG TTTGCACTCTATAAGAAGATGACCCAGGCGGCCATCCTGATCCAGAGCAAGTTCCGAAGCTACTATGAACAGAAGCGATTTCAGCAGAGCCGCCGAGCGGCTGTGCTCATCCAGCAGCACTACCGCTCCTACCGCCGCAGGCCCGGCCCTCCCCACCGGACTTCGGCCACCCTGCCTGCCCGCAACAA AGGCTCCTTTCTCACCAAGAAGCAGGACCAGGCCGCCCGGAAGATCATGAGATTCCTGCGGCGCTGCCGACACAG GATGAGGGAACTGAAGCAGAACCAGGAGCTGGAAGGGCTTCCCCAGCCGGGACTGGCCACATGA